GCTGTTTGTCCCGGCTTCAGGCAGATTGCTCATCGAAGCCAGGGTTTGTGGCTGAGCCGAAGGTTTGCCGGGCGATTCGGCCAAAGAAGCACCTTCATCGGGCGTCGCAACTGGCGATGCTGGTGGATTCAATTGGGGAGTGGTTGTCGTTGATGGCGCGGTCAGGGAATTTTCGGCTAAACCAGTTGGCGCGCTTTGCTCCGATGAACGGTGACGGCGCGATTTTCTACCCGATCTGGAATGGGATGACTCAGATGAATTGCTGGCCAATTCTGTGGCGACCGTCTCAGAAACTTTTTTCGAGTACCGACTGTTTCGGTTACGATTTTTCCCGTTGCGTTCCTGCGCTTGGGGAAAAATGTCTACCGGGTCGAGGTTGTGCAGCGCGCTTTTCTTTTCCGGGGAAATAGGTTGCTGCGGAATCGCCGCTACGGTTGAAAGTGCGAACAGGAAAACGAGGGTCGGAATTGCGAGCATCTTTTTCATTAGTCTTGGCCTTGGGGTTGTTTCAAAGTTGTTTGAAAGCCACAACACCAAGCCAGACCAACGCCACCATCAACAGCGAAATTAATGCGCCATAAAGCACCAATTTGACGCTGGCGCCTTTGGCTCCCACTTCGGCAACATCCAGAAACATAATTTCATCGTCGGATTTCACCAATGACATGGAAGTGGTGGATTCATTCGAGCGGGTGATTTGCTCGGACATCATACGTAGTTCTTCTTCTTGTTTGCGCAGAACCTTTTTGTAGCCGTTTTCAGAAGTGCGGAACTTTTCTTCCAACTTACGCAGTTTGGTTTCAAGCTCTACGATTCTTGATTCGGCGTCAGTTCGAGCATGCTCCGCCGAAAGTCGCGCCTTTTGCTCGGTTTCAAGTTGTATCTGGAACTGCTTGAATTGGTCATCATTACCGGTTGAGATCGTCAGTGGAGTTTGCGCCGCAAAGGGAGCCCCCAAGTTCTCCAAACTGAGTTCCTGATTCGGCATCAGGCTGGCCATTTCCTGAAGCATTTGTTCTGCCAGCGCGCGCAACTCGGCTTCGCGATGCAACTTGGTTTCGGACGCTTTGTATTTTTCTTCCATTTGGCGGGCGATGGCATCGGCTTCATAAATCAAAGATTCGGCTGTGCGGGCGGCTTCTTCTGCCGCGCGAACCTTGGCTTCGGCGTTTTGGTAAGCCTCTTCGGCGTTTCTGGCTTTGGCTTCAGCCTGCTGACAAGCGGTTTCCGCTTGAGCGCGAGCCTTATCCGCCGTGGCACGCGCTTCAGTTTCCTGCTTCGCTCTTTCTTCCAACTCGACCCTGGCGATTTCAGCCTCGATGCGCTTCAACTCTTCCGATTGGGCGACGGCTTGCCACTGTTTGGCATCTTCTTCAAGCTCGTTGACCTTTGCTTCGGCTTGTTTGCGCAACTCGACCTGCTCATTCAAATTGGCTTCTGCCTGATGAAACTTTTCCGCCGCTTCACGTGAACGCGCTTCCGCTTCGCGTGCAATCGCGATGATGGCAGCTTTGCGGCGTTCGATTTCCTGTCCCAAAGATTCGCTATTTGTAGCTTCGGTGGCGGACCCGGCGGTTGATGTAGCGGCGCCGGTATTTTCGATTTCGAAAGAATGCGTTCTGGATTTCATCTCAGCCAGAACCGCTTCCATGCGGATTTTGATTTCAGTGGTTTCATTGCCGCTTGTTGAGACCTGTCTCGCTTCCGGATGAGCTTCGGTGATGACCGAAGGAAGTCTGAGTTTGCCTGTGTTTCCTTTTGGGCGCTCCAGCGGCAACACATTGTTGAGTTTTTGATCCGGGGAACTTCCGTTACTTGGGCTTGACGTCGAAGAGATGGAAGGCTTGGAATCGGAAAAATTTGCTTCTCGTTTTTTGGCTTTGTCGGTGAGCATCGGTTTTTGGATCTCCTATCGAGGAAAAAAATCAATTTTTACAATTTTGTGCTGCTGAAACTTCTGCCGACCTATGTTCAGCAGCGATTGAACACACAAATACTTTCTTCGCAGGATTCGTACCTTTTACCTGCGAACGGCTCATTGAAAATGTGATCTGATAGAACTCAAACGACAGGCGTTAGCGTCATCAACTCGCTGTTGACGCTAAATCGTTCTGTGTCAGGGAAGCTTGCTGCTGGGGTCTTAGCAGGGAAGCCTGTGGGGGAAACATCGGGTGGTAGGCAACGCAACTTGTACTGCAAATTCGTAACGAAACTTAGGAGGGGCAAAAGAATCAAGCTCAGTGATGAGCTTGAACGGCATTAAACACAAACACGCGGAAAGAAGTCAATTACTAATTTGAAGCAGGTCGTAAAAATTCCGTCAATTACGAATTTGCCGAATTGTGTTACGAAGAAAGCCGTGTTTGGGCAGTTCAACGGGCAAACCAGATTCTTCTGCTTTCGCGATTGCCTTGGCTTCCGCTTCGATGGAGGCAAAAAACTGGCCCGCCATCATTTTGGCGGCGGATTGAACCATGCGTTGGCCAACGCTGGCCAGGGTTCCGCCAACCGCGACATCGCCGGAATAACAAATCGTTGTCTCATTATCCTGTTCTGTCAGATCAAGCGCGCCTTGTCCTTTCAAAAAACCGGGCGCGCCTTTTCCTTCAACAAGCATCGTGAAATGGTTCGGCTCGTCCACTTCGCCCAACCGGATCAGCCCGTTAAAGACCCCTTTGATGGAACCAATACCTGTTTTCATGACCATGTTGTAGGAGCCGTCTTCGTTTGTTTCCAGAGATTGGCAACCTGGAACACAACGCTGAAGAATATCCGGGGAAACAAGAAGGCTGAATAAACGCTCGCGACTGAATTTTATGGTATAGCTTCCTTCGATTTTCATTGCGACTCCTTGTGCAGTGTGGAGTGAAGGTTTCGGTTCCAGCGAGAATGACACATGAAGACAGGAAATAATGAATTTTTTTCGCAGAAAGTGCGAATTATTTTCACAGACATCTGGACAAAATTAAAACCGTATCTATAATCCAACTCACCTTCCCCATTGCGGTTCTGATTAGACATTCGATTCAAGAAGTTGAGATTAACTCCTAAATTTGGAGGTGTGTGCCCCATGCGTTGTCAACATTGCAACTATCAGATCTTCGCGTATTCTCGATGCTGCCCTAATTGTGGTCGTTCCGTTCAAGTGCAAGGAATACAACAGCCCAGCAGTGCCAAAGCCCCTAAAACACGCTTTGATTTCTGGATGGCTGGAATCAGAAGGCAGCTTCATCTCACTCCTGTTCGCCGCACAACAGCTTAGTATTTTTCTTGTTTGTGTTGGTTCGGGTTGTAAGACGCCTCACCGGTTTTGATCCAAAGTCAAAACCGGTGAGGCGTTTTTGTTTCGCCAAAAAACTGAGAATGCCGTTCAGTTTTTAATGTCCTGCAGGAATTGCGAATAGAGAGCCTCAGTTTCTTCCTTAGTCAGCTTGCCTGAATGAATCAGAATGCGAAACCGCAAGGTGATTTTCTGCCCGGGTTCCAAAGTGTAGTTCAGCGTTTTGGCTCCCTTGGTGAATTCTTTGGCTCCAAATGGGTTGGCAGCGAACAGCCCGTATCCGCGCGCATGCCAATATGTCGGATAGGTCGGATTTTTCGGATGATCGAAAATTCCGATTACCACATCTTCGCCTTTCACCGTGCCGGAAAGCGTCATCCATTTGGCGCGCGTACCCCAACCCTCTTTCTCGCCAATTTTGCCTTCACTGCTGAGATAAACACCTGCAACACCCTTGTTATCCATGACCGGAACTTTTGTGGGAACACCGTTCGCATCGGTAAAGACTTCAGGCCTGTTTGAAGGCTCTTCCAATGTGCGAGTCACGCGGATTCCCAGCGCACCTTCTTTTGAGTCGTTGAAGACAACTTTTTTGTCTTGTGCGGTCAGCGTGATGACGCGATCAATGATGCGAAGATCTTTGGCGGCGCGGAAGAAGATTTGGTCGTCTTCCTGCATAATCTTCGATCCGTCAGGCATCAGCCAATCCATTGTCACATCGAGTTCCGCCGCGCCCTTGCCACCTTTCATTGACTTGACAGCGCGGTGTTTGATTGTGCCGAATCCGCTTAATTGTCCAGGATCGCGCTTGACGCCTTCGGGCGGCGTATTCCAGAAATCAACGCCGTTGATGTTGCCGTAATTGAACCAGGAAGAAATGTGATGCGGATGATCTGTCCGTTCTCCCGCGACTTTTTCCAGCGGGTAACCGCGCGTCACGATGGTGCCTTTCGAGGTGCGCAACGGATACAGAATCGGCTTTTTCTGATTGTCCCAAAAGACGTAAGACGTGAACGGTTGGCCATCAACCGTCACGTCATATTGTTTCTTTTCTTTATTTTCAGTGATCTTGACGTTTTGTGCTTGAGCAATGGACGCCATGCCAATCAATCCCAAAGTTAGCCAGAGTATGAGATAGCGTTTCATAGTTCCTTTCTTAGCCTCTTGCCAAAGAAGCGAAGACGCAAAGAGCTTCAAGTCGAATTGCTGGCTCCTTGCGTCTTCGCGGTTGCGTGAAAATGTGTTAGCCAGCGCTGACTTCCTGCTTTTTGTCATCAAATGTGACACGTGCGCCGGTTTGAATGGCTTTGATCGTCATGCACAGCGCCACCGAATGGTTGTACGCCGCGTGGATATCGGCGTTGGTTTTCTGGTTGCGGCTGCGAATGCATTCCATCCAGTTGCGAACGTGAGCGACGGTTTGTTTGTCCACCCCGGTGTTGGCGGAGGTTTCCATTCCGCCTGCTTCGCCCAATGAAAACGGTTCCAGCAGATTGGCTTTCATGCCCATCTGCTTGGCGTAACGTTCCTGCAAACCGCCTTCGGGGCCAATCTTGTTCGTATCGAGGTTGAGCGAACCTGCGTTCGAGTAATAAATCTCTTTCACGTCGCCTGCTTCGTTGGTCATGCGGGAACTGTAAAGCACCTGGAACGCTTTGTCGGTTTTCGGATTGTGATAATCAAAAACAGCCGTCATCGTGTCCCAATTGGCGCGGCCATCTTTCCACAGGTAAATGCCGCCGTTGGCCACCACGCTGCGCGGATGCGGAATGCCCGTGAACCAATGCACCGTGTCGATTTGGTGAACCAGCCATTGATCCGGGATGCCGGAAGAAAACGGCCAGAACAAACGGAATTCAAGGTGTTTGCGCGCGTCAAACGGAATCTTCGGGTCGCGATTGATCAGGAAGCGTTTCCAGTCGGTGTCTTCCTGCTTCATCAGCGGCACAACATTCGGTCGTCGCCAGCGACCGGGTTGATTGACGTTCCAGGTCATGTCGGCAAAGACGATGTCGCCGAACTTGCCGGAGTCCAGATACTCTTTGGCTTTCATATAGCTCGAAGTCGAACGGCGTTGCGTACCGACCTGAAACACCTGTTTCGATCCGCCGATTACGCGCAGAGCTTCATTGGCATCGGACATGATATTGGCAAAGGGTTTTTCACAATAAACATCTTTGCCTGCTTTGACGGCTTCGATGGCGCAATAGGCGTGCTGGAAATCCGCCGTCGCGATCATCACGGCGTCAATACCTTTCATCTCATACAACTCGTCCGTGTTTCGAGCCATGGCGATTTTCGCCGCCTTGGATTTGTACTTTTCATTGGCCTGAATTTTGGCCGTATTGGTTTCGCGATGATGTTTCCAGATGTCGCATACGGCGACCATTTCGAAGTTCAACTCTTCGGATTGAGTGAAAAACGCCGGAACCAGAGATTGCGTCATGCGATCCCCGGCGCCAATGATGGCAACGTGAACTTTGTCGTTCGCGCCCAAAATCCTGTCGTAGCTGTACGCGGGCATGCTGGTCGCAGCCAGTCCGGCAGCAGCGACCGATGTGGTCTTCATAAAATCTCTGCGTGTCGTCTTACTCATGATGTCTCCTCAAGTTGGTGGTTGATTATTGGCAGCCAGTGCCGGCATACAGCCGGTTGCAGTTGAGTGAGAAGAAAGGCAACCACAAAAAACGCAAAAGCCACAGAAGGTTTTGTGATTTTTGAGCTTTGGTGATTTCTCCCTCTTCATTCAAACGGAATTTGCTGTTGGTAAACCCCGGCCTGCCAATCAGAGCAAATTATTTCAAATACTTATCGAACCACTCCCAGATGGCAGGGTAGTTCTTTTCAATGCCCGGCCAGTAGGTATGCGGCGCGCCGGGTTGGATGATCAAATGCACTGGCCGCTTCAGTTCTTCATACTTTGCTTTCAGGATTTGCGATTGCTGCACGGGAACCGTTTTGTCGGCATCGCCATGAATCAAAAACAGCGGCGGAGCGTCCACCGTCACGTGATAAATCGGCGAAACAGATTTCAATTGGGGTTCCAGGTCAGTGATTTTGCCAAACATCTCTTGAAAGAGCGTTGGCCGAATTTTTTCGATTGTCTTATAACCATTTTCGCCTCCCCAGTTGATGAAGTCCACTGGTGGAAACCAAGCCATAATCGCCTGCACACGACTGCTGACTCGTTCCAGTGGGTCCTTTGCGTCCGGTTTGCCATCGTCGCCGGTAAAAGCGGCCATCAAAGCCAGATGCCCGCCCGATGAACCGCCAACGATTCCCAAATGATTGGGGTCCACGTCGTATTCTCTGGCGTGAAGTCGAACGAAACGAACGGAGCGTTTGATGTCGCCGACCATATCCGGCACAGGATATCTGGGTGTGCTGCCGTGGCGAACCAGGAAGAGCGTAAATCCCCCGTTCAACAATCCTTGCGCCCAATGCTGCCCGCGAAGCAGATTTTCTTCGCTTGCGATGTCGGATTTTTTGGATTTCCAGCTTCCGCTGACAATGAGTATGACGCCGATGTTCTTTGCCTTGGTTTCAGGAATCATCACGTCCATCGTCAACGCCAACCCGTCTTTGTGGCCGTACACAAGGTCTTCGACGACGCGGCATTTTACAGGTTCCAGCTTGAAATCATCCGATTTGGCGATTGAGGCGAGACCAAACGCCAACAACAAAATCGGGACGAATAACTTAGACTTCATCATTGCAAGTTTTGAAGGAAATCAGGTTCGTAGCTCCGAACCTCAGCCGGAGCTACGAACGAAGGTGAATCGTTGCGTTAAAAGATCAGCTTCAAGCCGATCTGCACATTGCGCGCCAGGTTGTTCTGACCCGTGATCTTGCCGAAGTTCGAGTTGTTTGGACTCAAGTTCGGGTCGCCGAAGTTCGGTGTATTGAAGGCGTTGAGAAACTCACCTCGCAATTGCAGCTTGATGCTCTCGGTGAACGAGAGGTTCTTGCTGACCGATAAATCCCACAAGTTCAGGTTGTCGCCCCTGAAACCCGAAAATCGCGACGGCACTACACGATAATTGGTGGTTAGCGAAATGCGCGGATCCGCACGCTGTTTGACCGGATCAACCACGCCATTCGTTTGGACAGCGGCGTCAGTAAAGTAAAACTTGCTGATGTCGAATACCGTGCCGTCAATGTTACTGCTCTTGACGCTGGTCTTGAGCTTGGTAATGTCGCCGTTATAGTAGACGTTGCCGATGGTCAGCGGACGGCCCGATTGCAATTGTCCAATGCCTTGGAATTGCCAACCGCCCAGGACTACATCTACTGCACGATGCCAGTTCGACCCATACCGGCGGCCATGCCCAAACGGTAATTCCCAAATGCCGCTGATGACCAAGCGATGAGTCATATCGGCATCCGACGGGCGGCGCTCGTATTTCGTGTCCACTTCATTCAGGAACGAACCGGCTTCGAGGAACTTCGACCAGGTGTAGCTGGCCAGGAGGGTGTAGCCTTTGCTAAACCGTTTCTCGATTCGCGCTTGGCCACTATGATAATCGCTGTAAGCGTCATTGCGGGTTGTCGTGATGGTTCCGAATTCCGGGAATGGGCGCAGCAACTGTCCGCGCGAGATCGTCGCATTGTTGAAGCCGGTTCCCGGAATCAGACCACGGAAAGGATTGGTGACGGTTGTCGCCAGGAAACTGCTCGCATCAATCTGGCTTTGGTCGCGGAAGAGACTCGTCGAGAGATATTTTTGGGGAGTTGCGTTGAGGATGTTCGTGCTGACCACCCCATCGTATCCATGGTTTCCGACATACTGCAGCTCCAGCAGCCAACTGCCGGGCAATTCACGCTGTACGCCGAAGGACCATCGCTGGGTCTGTGTATTGTTCAATTCTCTGGGCATGAATGTCACGCCCTGGCCGAGCAACGCCGAAAGCCCCAGGCTCGCGCCTGCTGGAACCAGCACGCCGCTCGGGAACGGATTGGCCAGGCTGGACACAAAAGTCAACCCGTTATCATTGCTTCCTACGATTGGAGTTGAGAGTGAGAACCCCGCCTGATTGATGACTGGTGAACTGACAAACGGAACGGTATACATCCCCCAGCCGCCACGCAACACGGTCTTGTCGTTCCACTTGTATGCGAATCCAATGCGCGGTTGGACGTTGTTCTTGTCGGCATCCCAGAAGCTGCGGTGATCTTTGTCCGCGAAGATCAATCCGCCTTTGACGTTGAAGTTGGCCGCGGGGATTTCGGGAATCGGGGTGGCTGTGTAAGCCGCTTTGGCCGCCGCTTCGATGGGGCTGGCGACAGTCGTATTGAAGGTATAGATGTTGCGGTTGTAACGCTCATTGGCAGCACCTTCGTATTCGTAGCGGAGGCCCAGATTCAGCGTCAGCTTGCTGTTCCACTTCCAGTCGTCGTGAAAAAACATGCCATGATAAAGCGTCTGGTTGGAGCGCGCCGCATTGCGATCAATCAGTCCCCCAGTGGTTCGCCCGAGCAGGAAAGAAGCGAGTTCCTGCCCGATGGCTCCACTGGCCGAGTTGTCGAGCGGCCCGCGTGTGAAGTTGCTGGCAAAATCATACCGGCCAGCCGCGTGGCCCGCGCCGTAACTGTTCTCGCGGTAACTGCGGAAGTCGTAACCCATCTTGAACGAATGTTTGCCCGCGATTTTGGTCAGGGTCGGTTGCACTGAGTAAATGTTAAAGGTTGAACCGCCGCCGACCGAATCGCCGAGAACCGAAAAGTTCCCGATCTCGAAGCGTGGCAAATACTGCTCCGGCCCAAACAGCGCCGCTGTTGCCGCGGGGAAGCCCAAGCTGGCTGGATTGATTGCGTCCTGATGTTGACGAATGTTCGGCTCATTGAAGCGCGTGTAGCCGACGCGCGTATTGAGCACAACCGTCGGCCCGAAATTGTAGATGTGATCGAACGAACCGCCGTTGTTGATACGGAACAGGTAGTTGCCCGTCGGGCGAATCCCATTGACCACGTCTGTCCAATTGCCGCGCGCTTCGCGGCGGCTGTTGTGGGTGTAACGGAAGAACATACGCTGGCTTTCGCTCAGCACCTGGTCGAAGCGGTAGGATTCGGAATGGAACGTGTCGAAGCGCGGATTGCCGCTGATGTAGTTGTTTCGCCCTTGCGCGTCGCCCGCCTGGTTCGGCAGTGGATAATACTGCAAGTAGTTTTTGGCAATTCCGCTGATGCGGTTTGCAGGAATAATGTTGCCGGGGAAAGGATCGCGCCGTACTCGCGATCCTTCAGCACGCGCCGTTGCCGGATCGTAGATCACTATGCTCGGCAACAAAGCCGAAAAATCACCATTGCGTTCGGCTGCCGTCGGCACGGTAAACAGCCCTGGCTCCGGGAACACATCTTTCAATTTTTCCAACGCAAAGAAAAAGAAAGTGCGATTTTGCCCGCTCCAATAGGGTTTGCCGCCAATGCCGAATCGCGGTAACACGACGGGGCCGCCAATGGTCAGCCCGTAGCGATTGTAACGTAGCGAATCGCGGTCGGCTTTGCCGTCTTTGTCCTTGTCGCGCGAGGGATTGGTCGTCAGATTGGTGCGATTGATGAAAAAGTCGTTGCCTGAAAGCACGTCGTTGCGCACAAATTCATAGATCGAACCGTGATACTTATTCGTGCCGCTTTTGAGTGTAACGTTGACCGTTGCGCCGGCAGTGTGCGCTTGTTGCCCGTCGTACGTCGCGGTTTCGACTTTGAACTCCTGCACAGCATCGGCAGGCGGCACAAAAGCCACACGACCAATACCACCACCACTGGCCATATTCGGCACGCCGTCGAGCGTGAATTCATTGCGTCCTGGCGCGCCATCCGCCACGATGCCCGCCGTGCCCGCATTATCGAACGGACGCGAAAATTTCAAATCCCCCGTATAGGCAATGCCAGGTGCCAGGCGGGAAAGCACGAATGGATTGCCGTCCGAGAGCGGCAGTTCAGAAATGCGTCGCTGGTCAATGACCTGTCCAGCCGATGCGGAATTGGTTTCCAGCAATGAAGCTTCGGCGGTGACATTGACTGTTTCCGTTACCTGTCCGATTTCCAGGGCAATGTTCAATTGCAGTTTGTCGCCGACGCGAACTTCAATGTTTTGCCGAATGGATTTTTTGAAACCTTTGGCTTCGACTGAAACGGTGTAGTTTCCAGGAGCCAGATACAGTGCCTGGTAATCGCCGGAATCATTGGTGGTGGTGTTTATGGCGGCGTTGGTTGCAACGTTCGTCACCGTGACTTGAGCATTGACGACGGCTGCGCCGGAAGCTTCAGTCACGCGGCCTGAGATCGTTCCACGAAACTCCTGGGCCGAGACTGCTCCGAAGCACATAATTAAACCAAGGATCAACAAGCTGGTTTTGAAAACTTTTGATCTGAACATGAGAGGGTTCCTCCGGGTAAATCAGTTGATGAGACGAAGAGCAATAAGCGAGATCATCCGTTGAAACCCGTGCTTTAATCTCAAATTCAGAGCACAACGCAAACCGGCTTCAACGGCGTTTTCATTCCAGCTTTGAGCCTAGCGAACCGTTTCTTTTCACCTCTTCTTGTCGCCGGATCTGGCATGAACTTCAGCGCAGAGGCGGAGACAGACGGCGTATTGATTTGTTGAGAGGTTTAAGTGTCTACCAGATTGGTAAAACAATTTCGGAGAGAATTATAAGCTGTGAATCCAGAACTGTCACAGTATTCAGCCTGTTTGGAAAGAAAAAAAGCACCTGCTTGAGAACCAATCCCAAGCAGGCGCTTTTTACTACAGAATGGATCGCACCTCCGGGCGGAATTAACCCTGCGTTTCGCTAATGTAAGTGGTAATCCCCTGGTCGGCGGCGGCCAAGGCCGCAGCCAGCTTTCTTGTCTTGGCAGCATCCTTGGTCAGCTTTGTCTTTTCGGCAGCGTCCGTTGCGCTGGCTGCTTTCTTTTCCTGCTTACCGGCTTTGGCGGTCAGAATGGTAGCAGCAGTCTTAAGTCCATTTTGCGCGATAATCAAAGCGATCGTTTCTTTATCCATCGAGTGTTCTCCTTTTGCGTGTTGACAAAGTTTGAAATGAAATTCGCAGTTGAGTTACGTGGGTAAGGCTTCAACGAACTGATCAATTTCCTCTCGCGTATTGTAAAAATGCGGGGAGATTCGCAGTTTGCCAAGCCGGGGGGTAGTGATCATACGCTGGTCGTTCAAAATCCGATACAGCTCTTCGGCTGAAAATTTATTGTGACGGCAACAGATAATTGCCGACTGTTCTCCCGAACGGCGGGAACTGACGACCTGATAACCTCGTTCTGTCAGCCGTTCACACAGATAATCACCGAGGTCCACAAGATAAGATTCAATCTTTTCTTGGCCGATGTTGAGGAACAATTCAATGGCGGCACCGAGTCCGACAATTCCTGTGGTGTTCAATGCGCCCGGTTCGAATCGTCGCGCGCTATTGGCAAGTGGTTGATTTTCGTTTTCGAAGTCAAAGGGATTGGCGACCGAAGTCCAACCAACCACGGTTGGCTTGATGCGTTCCAGTGCCTGCCGTGAAACGTAAAACAGCGAAACGCCATCCGGTCCCAGTAGGAATTTATGCGCATCCGCCGACAATGCGTCAATGCAACAAGCTTCGACATCCAGTTTCAACGCGCCCAAACCTTGAATGGCATCAACCACGAACAGAACGCCGCGTTCTCGGCAATGCCGGCCAATGGCTGCCAAATCGTTGCGAAATCCACTGCCGAATTCGACGAAGCTCAAGCTGACGACACGCGTGCGCGAATCTATCAAGTTCAAAATTTCTTCGGTTTCCAGTCTCCCATTGCGTTCCTGAGCCATTCGCAACTCAACGCCGAACCCGCGCTTGATTCGCCGCCAGGGGATCAAGTTTGCAGGGAATTCGCAGTCAGCCGTGACGATGTTATCGCCCGTTTGCCAGTCAATGCCGTTGGCCACGAACGCAAGGCCAGATGAAGTGTTCGGGGCAAAAGCGATTTCATCGGCGGAAGCATTAATGAATTGCGCCGCGAGTTGGCGGACTTTTTTGATGCGTTTTCCCCACTGATCGAAATGGACAAATCCATTGTTCAGCAGGTCGGCGGTGTATTCCAGCATTCGTTCGGCGACCGGCAGCGAAATCGGGCAAACGGCAGCGTGATTCAGGTAAATGTAGTTTTGTGTGATGGGAAACAGCTTGCGGATTTCTGGGTTCATAATTGGAAGCAGGGACGGACTTTTCCGACTTCAAGTTTACGATGGTTAAAAAGAGGAGTGTGTAGATAAGCGGCAAGTCCTTTTACCTGCTCTTCGCTGAGCACCCCAAGTTGACGCAAAGTTTCGATGACGACAGGATCTCGGGCACGTCTGGTGTCGCCATCTTCAATTTTGATGGCGATGCCAAGACCCTTTGGGTATCGCTTGCAAGGTTTGACTCCTAGCAATTGAACGCCTTCCGCGCCGACTTTGGAAACAATCTGCTTTTGAGCAGCCTTCATCAGATCTGTATCCAACCGACCACGTGAACCGCCGACCATTTCTGGAAATTCGGTCATCGCTTCCACGATTCGTTCAGCAGCAGCGGCAAGTGTGGGATCAAGGCTGATGTATCGAGAGCCAACCAACCGTGCAAAACTGCACGCCATTGCCAAAACACTGGTTCCGAAAACTGGCGCACTACATCCATCAACGGCAATCGCAATCTCGCTGATCGGGACATCGCTGAATTGCGCGATCGCAGAGAGAATTTGTTGCTGAATCGGATGCAGTGGATTGATGTAATCAGAGATCGGCTGCCCAATAAATTTGGCAAATGCGAGCATACCGCTGTGTTTGCCGGAGCAGTTGTTATGAAGTTGGCTGGGAGACTTCTGTTCTGTTTGTAACTTGCGCGCAGCCAATTCGTCATACGGCTGGTGCGTTCCGCAGAGAAGATCGGCTTCTGAAAACCCGATTTTTTTCAAGATGGCACCGACAGTTTCCAGATGGATATCTTCGCCACTGTGCGAAGCCGAGATAACGGCCAATTCTTGCGGAGTCAGGCCGAAATAATCCGCCGCTCCGATGGCAATGAGCGGAATGGCCTGGAACGGCTTTGCCGCCGAGCGATACCAGGTATGTGTTTCCACCTCGCCGAGTCGAGCAATGATTCGACCTTCCGCGTCAACTGCGGCAATAAATCCACGATGAAGCGATTCAACCAATTGGCCGCGCGTAATTTCCACCAAAGAAACTGCGGCATGATGGGCATCCATTCGGATCATGGGCAGATGATAATCAGGTTGCCCGGAAAAGAAAATCGCCGTTCGATAAGAATATCAAACGGCGATCAAAGATTGGTGTTCGAGAAAGCAGTTTATCGCTTTCGCGATTTTGACGCCCCAA
The sequence above is a segment of the Acidobacteriota bacterium genome. Coding sequences within it:
- a CDS encoding Gfo/Idh/MocA family oxidoreductase — protein: MSKTTRRDFMKTTSVAAAGLAATSMPAYSYDRILGANDKVHVAIIGAGDRMTQSLVPAFFTQSEELNFEMVAVCDIWKHHRETNTAKIQANEKYKSKAAKIAMARNTDELYEMKGIDAVMIATADFQHAYCAIEAVKAGKDVYCEKPFANIMSDANEALRVIGGSKQVFQVGTQRRSTSSYMKAKEYLDSGKFGDIVFADMTWNVNQPGRWRRPNVVPLMKQEDTDWKRFLINRDPKIPFDARKHLEFRLFWPFSSGIPDQWLVHQIDTVHWFTGIPHPRSVVANGGIYLWKDGRANWDTMTAVFDYHNPKTDKAFQVLYSSRMTNEAGDVKEIYYSNAGSLNLDTNKIGPEGGLQERYAKQMGMKANLLEPFSLGEAGGMETSANTGVDKQTVAHVRNWMECIRSRNQKTNADIHAAYNHSVALCMTIKAIQTGARVTFDDKKQEVSAG
- a CDS encoding alpha/beta hydrolase translates to MKSKLFVPILLLAFGLASIAKSDDFKLEPVKCRVVEDLVYGHKDGLALTMDVMIPETKAKNIGVILIVSGSWKSKKSDIASEENLLRGQHWAQGLLNGGFTLFLVRHGSTPRYPVPDMVGDIKRSVRFVRLHAREYDVDPNHLGIVGGSSGGHLALMAAFTGDDGKPDAKDPLERVSSRVQAIMAWFPPVDFINWGGENGYKTIEKIRPTLFQEMFGKITDLEPQLKSVSPIYHVTVDAPPLFLIHGDADKTVPVQQSQILKAKYEELKRPVHLIIQPGAPHTYWPGIEKNYPAIWEWFDKYLK
- a CDS encoding PmoA family protein, which translates into the protein MKRYLILWLTLGLIGMASIAQAQNVKITENKEKKQYDVTVDGQPFTSYVFWDNQKKPILYPLRTSKGTIVTRGYPLEKVAGERTDHPHHISSWFNYGNINGVDFWNTPPEGVKRDPGQLSGFGTIKHRAVKSMKGGKGAAELDVTMDWLMPDGSKIMQEDDQIFFRAAKDLRIIDRVITLTAQDKKVVFNDSKEGALGIRVTRTLEEPSNRPEVFTDANGVPTKVPVMDNKGVAGVYLSSEGKIGEKEGWGTRAKWMTLSGTVKGEDVVIGIFDHPKNPTYPTYWHARGYGLFAANPFGAKEFTKGAKTLNYTLEPGQKITLRFRILIHSGKLTKEETEALYSQFLQDIKN
- a CDS encoding carbon monoxide dehydrogenase subunit G, with translation MKIEGSYTIKFSRERLFSLLVSPDILQRCVPGCQSLETNEDGSYNMVMKTGIGSIKGVFNGLIRLGEVDEPNHFTMLVEGKGAPGFLKGQGALDLTEQDNETTICYSGDVAVGGTLASVGQRMVQSAAKMMAGQFFASIEAEAKAIAKAEESGLPVELPKHGFLRNTIRQIRN